In Deltaproteobacteria bacterium, the sequence AGTACTACGCCAAGCGAGAGCCCTCGAAGGTGCGGCGCGTGCTCGCCAACGGCGCCTTCGTCGAGGGCTGGGCGGTCTACGCCGAGAAGCTCATGGTCGATGCCGGGTACGCCGGGGCCGCGGGCGCGCAGAAGCGACCGCGCGGGGTCGGCAAGGCCGCGTGGCGCGTGGCGACCGAGCCCGCGCTGCGGGCCAAGGCGATCGCGCTGCACGGCCTCAAGTTCTACCTGCGCTCGGTGACCAACGCGATCCTCGATCACGGCGTCCACGCCGGCGACATGACCGAGGAGCAGGCCATGGACCTGATGGTCAACCGCTCCTTCCAGCAAGAGGGCGAGGCCCGCGGCAAGTGGGTCCGCGCGCAGGTCACCTCGACACAGCTGTCGACCTACTTCGTGGGCGCGCAGGCGTGGCTGCGGCTGCGCAAGCACGCCGAGGTCATCGCGCGCGACACCGGCACGCCGTTCGACATGGCGAAGTTCCACGACGCCGCGCTGGCCCACGGCGCGCCGCCGCTGCAGCGCATGCCCGAGCTGCTCGGCTGGCCCGCGCCCGGCAGCAAGCCCACGGCTGCGGCGGCACCGGCCGACGGCGCGGCCGCCAGCGACGATGCTTCGAGCGAAGCCGCCGCCGACTGATCGCGACGTGGTCGAGCTTCAGGGCGCGGGGGTCTGCTTCGCGAACGCCTCGTGCAGGGTCCGGCGCAGCTCGCCGACCAGCGTGGCGTCCTTGACGTCGATCACCGGCGTGTTGTCGTACTGCTCCCAGTAGACCGTGGGCGGGTGATCGTCGTGGACCTCGAGCGCGCGCCGCAGCTTGCGGTTGTCGGGCACGAACCCGCGATCGAGCAGGCCGGTGATGGTGTTGGCGATGGTGCCGTTCAGACCGCAGATGAGCACCGCGACCTTGTCGGGGCGCAGCTCGCCGGGCGCCAGCCGCAACGCGGCCTCGGCCTCTGCGCGCCGGGCCGGCTCGCAGATCGACTCGGCGCGCCCACGCCAGCCGCCCCAGTCGCCCTGTGGACGGCTCACACACGGCACGTAGACCAGACCGTTCTCCGCGGCGTAGCGCTCGAGCTCCGCGCGGTAGCCGAGCCCGGTCGCATGGCTCGCGCCGTGGACGATCGCGAGATCGTCGAGTCGCGCCTTGGGGTCGCGACGCACGCGCGCACGCGCGATGCTCACGAATGGCGCCAGCCCGGTGCCGGCCGCGACGCACAGCTTGAGCCGGCGATCCTCGAGCCCGACGGTGCCCTCGAGGGTGAAGTGCCCGGTCGGCACCGTGCGACAGTACATGCGATCGCCGACCGCGATCGGCCACATCACGTGGGTCAGCGGCAGGTCCGACTCGGGCTCACCGACCTTGCGGATGTAGAACTCGAGCTCGGGCATCTCGTCGGGTGACGACGCGATCGACATCGGGCGACGCACCGACAACGGCCGCGGATCCGCGGCGCCCTCGACGACCTCGCGGTTCATGCCGATGGTGACGTACTGACCGGGCACGAACCACGGCCCCTCGCCGTGGTGCTCGACGCTGTCGGGTCGCAAGCGGAAGATCGACAGCGTGGGCTCGAGGTCCTCGCGGGCGACGAGCGTGGCGTTGTACTCGAGCAGCTTGGACATCGCACCACCAGTCTACCCGGCGGCGGTCGCAGCCACCACCAGCTCGACCAGCCGCGAGGACAGCGACAGCGAGGGCAGCACCGCCAGCGTCGCCGCGTGTCCGGCCGGGGACATCTTCGCCCACGTCTTCGCGACGATGGCCGCCACCGCCTCGGGCTCGCGGTCGGCCGCGAACGCGGCCAGCTCGTCCTGCACGAAGCGCAGGCACACCGCGTCCTCGAGTAGCGCGGCCCCGGGGTCGTGGTGCAGCTGCTTCTTGAGCATGACCGCACCCACGCGATCCCCGAGCGCAGGCTCGTAGCCGACCGACGCCAGCGTGGCCTTGGCCAGCTCGACGTGCCGCAGCATCGCCGCCGCGCGCCAGCGCTTGTAGCCGACCACGCCCTCGGGGTAGTCGCGCCGGGGCAGCTCGAAGCGGCGCACGTGCTGCGCGAGTGCGGCCAGCCGCACGGCGATCTCCGCGTCGCCGTCGAGGCGTCGTACCCACGCGGATACCCTCGCGTGGTAGTCGAGCGCGATCGTCATGGCGACGCCGTCGCGCACGAACTCGCGAGGATCATCCAGGTGATGGGTCGCGAAGGCCCGCAGCACCGCCGGCCAGCGGGCGTCGACGGTCTCGGGCCAAGCATCGAGGGTCGCGGCGGCGCGATCGAGATCCACGGTCCATGGAGCCTACGCCGCCCAGCGGCGCGCTGTCGAACCCAAGCACCCCCCAGGAACCAAGCCCTGGCAGCATTGTCCATCGTCGCCCATGGCCTCCGCTTCGACTCCGACTCCCGCCGCCGCCCTGCAACCCCGCATCGCCTCGATCGTCGCCCTACCCCTCGCCGCGCTCGTGCTCGCGTGCGCCCACGGACGTGCCGAGTCGCGCGCGCTGCCGCTGACGAAGCTGCGGCTGTACGAGACCGGCGTCGGCTACTTCGAGCGCGCCGGCACGCTCGGCGGCACCCACGGTGCGGGCGTGCCGGTGCCCTCCGGTCACCTCGACGATGCGCTGGAGAGCCTGGTCGTGCTCGGTGCCGACGGCAGCGTGCAACAGGTCGCGTTCGACAGCCGCCAGAGCCCCGCGGTCGCCCGCGCGCGCGCGGGTCTGCCGGCCGAGCCCGACGCCGAGGTGCGACTGCACGACGTGCTGGTTGGCCTTCGCGGCCACGATGCAATCGTGCGCGGCGCCGGCAAGCGGGTGCGGGGCCGCATCGTCGACATCATCGGTGTGCCCGAGGCCGGCGCCACCAGTCCCGACGCACCGTCGCCGGTGTCGCTGCAGGCCGGCGCCACGCCCAACCACACCTTCGTGCTGATGATGACGCCCCGCGGCGGCTTCCGCCGCATCGATGTCGCGACCATCACCGCGGTGCGGCCGCTGGATCCCGCGTTGCGCCAGCGCTTCGGTGCGGCGCTCGACGCCGCGGTCGCGCTGCGTAGCAACGCCCGCGGCATGCTCGACGTCGCCGGCCGCGGCGAGGTCCGCATCGGCTACCTCGCGGAGGCGCCGGTGTGGCGCGCGAGCTATCGCATGGTCGTCGGCGAGCGCAACCTCGCCGCACTGCAGGGCTGGGCGCTCGTCCACAACGACACCGAGGAGGACTGGCACGACGTCGCGCTCGAGCTCGTCAACGGCCGGCCCGACGCGTTCCTCTTCCCCATGGCCGCGCCGCGCTACGACCGTCGCGAGCTGGTGGTGCCGGAGCGCGAGCTGTCGAGCGTGCCGCAGCTGCTCACGACCACCGCCGACGCGATGTGGGGCGACTTCCTCGACGAGGGCGAGGCCGGCACGATCGGCTATGGCTCTGGATCCGGCACCGGCTCGGGCTACGGCGCCAGCTTCGGTGGCCGCAGCGCCAAGAGCCCGCGCGTGACCATGGGCAGCGGCACCAGCGATCTGGTCGCGGTCGGCAACCTCGCGGCGCTGGCCACGGGCACCGGCCAGGAGGCCCGCACGGTGTTCGCCTACGACGCCGCCAAGCACCTCGAGCTGCAGGCCGGTCGTTCCGCGATGGTGCCGCTGCTGAGCTCGAAGCTCGAGGCCGAGCTGGTCACGTGGGTGGTCGATTTCACCGACGGCACCGCACGCCATGCGGTGCGCGTCGCCAACACCACCGCGCAGACCCTGCCCGAGGGCACGCTGGCGGTCTTCGAGGGTGGCGGCTTCGCCGGTGAGGCGATCCTGCCGCGGCTCAAGCCCAGCGAGCGCCGCTTCCTCGAGATCGGCGACGACCCCGACACCGAGCTGGAGATCGACGATCGCGACGCGCAGGAAGACACCAAGCTGCTGGTCTACGACAACGGCAACCTGACCGAGCACTACCTGCGCACCACCAGCCTGTCGCTGGTGGTGCACAACCGCAGCGGCCGCGCGCGCGCGCTCCACGTCGAGGTGCCGGCGGGCAGCAACACCGAGATCGACGGCGCCGATCGCATCGACTTCGACCTCGATCGCGGCCGCCCGCTGGCGGTGTTCCAGGTGCCTGCGCAGACCCGCACCAAGCCGCGCCGCGTGACGATCCGCGAGGGGCTCACGCGCATCCACGGCTTCGAGGCGGTCACCGTGGCGGTACTCGAGCGCTACGCCGACACCGCCGCGCTGTCGGTCGCGACCCGCAAGTTCGTCGGCGAAGCGCTGACCCGTCGTCGCGCCCAGGCCGAGGCGCAGACCCGGGTCACCAAGCTCGAGGCCGACATCGAGACCGCCAAGGCGGACCTCGAGCGGCTGCGTGGCCACCTGCAGGCGCTCGGCGAGGGCGGTGGCGACAGCGAGCGCAACCCCCTGGTCAAGCGCGTGATCGCGACCGAGGACGAGCTCGCGAAGCTGCGCCGCGAGCTCGAGACCGCCCGCGAAGAGCTCGGCCGCCGCGAGACCGCGACCCGGAGCAGCCTCGAAGCGCTCGCGACCCCGGCCGCGGCCGGCTGAAGGGTTTGCAACGAATCGCAGCGGGCCGACGCGCGCGGGTGTCATCGCGCGGCCGCCCCCTGCACCGGCGGCGCCTGCCCTCGGCACCCGCAAGTGCGCACCACGGCGGCACTTCGGGAGCGCGGGCACGCCGGTTGCTCATGCCCGTCCTCCGTGAACCTCGCCCGCTGCTTCGCCCTCGCGCTCCCCCTCGTGTCCAGCACCTTCGCCACGCTCGCGCCGACCGACGCGAACGCCTGCTGGGACGGCATCGCCGTGAGCAGCGATCGCGTCGCACTCGGCATCGACACCCCCGCGAGCTGGACGCCCGAGGGCGCGCGTCACTGGGCCAAGTGGCTCGGTCGCCTCGACGCGCTGGTGCCGGCCGGCAAGCAGCTGGTCGTAATGCAGGGCGCGATCGAGATCTGCGACGACGGCCACGAGAACTGTCGCGAGGCCGCGATGGGCTGGGACGACGGCTCGGCGTTCACGCTGTTCCAGATCGCCGTGGCGCTGTTCGAGCCCGATCCTCAGCAGGTCGCGCAGGCCCGCCGCGCCGGCCATGTCGCGCTCACGGTGCAGGTCGCCGCCACCTTCGACCTCGCCGCCGCGCAGGCCCTGGCCGTGCGCATCAACGACACCGATCTCGAGCTGGCCGGCTTCTACGACGTCGGCGGATTCCCTTCCACCAACGATGTCGCCCACGTGGTCGAGCGCGTGACCGACGACGGCGTGCGCTACGAGGTCGTGGTCGGGGCCTTCCTCGATCGCGCGCAGGCGCGCGAGGCACTCGCGGTGCTCGACGAAGCGCTCACGCTCGACGGCTTCGTGCGGCCGCTCGATCAGCGCACGAGCGCCGACGAGGGCTGCTGACGGCGAGGCCACGCCCACGGCAGCACGAGTGCGACCACGCTCGCCGCCGCCAGCCCCCACGCGACCGGTAGCAATCCCAGCGGCGTCCCGGCGCGCATCGTCAGCAGCAGCACCGCGTTGCCGGCGACGATCGAGGCCATCGCCGCGGTGGCGGTGAACCGACGCCACACGAGCGCCGCCCACAGCGTCGGCACCAACATCACGTAGCCCGAGAACGAGAACGTCGCGAGCCCGAAGATCGACGCCGGTGACCACACCACCAGCGCCCACGTGATGGCCGCGAGCAGCAGCGAGAACACCTGCCCCGCACGGACCTCGGTGCGCTCGTGGAGGTCACGACGGATCCGGCGCAGCACGTCGCGACCGAACATCGACGACAGCGTCAGGAACTGCGCATCGAGGGTCGACATCACCGCCGCGAGGATCGCCGCCAGCCCGACGCCGTGCATCCAAGGCGGCAGGTGCTGCACGACCATCATCGGCAGCACGCGATCCGACGCGCGCCCCTCGAGCCCCGGCACCGCGACCGCGCCCCACACACCGATCAGCACCACCGGCAGCCACAGCAGCACCAGCGCCGCCGGGTAGAGACGCACGGTGTTGCGCAGGGCAGCGGGGTCACGCGCGGCGAACACCCGCACCAGCATGTGGGGGAAGGCGATCACCGTCAGCGAGATGGCCAGCGCCCACGAACCCCAAGCACCGGCGGCGAAGCGCGGGCGGTCCCCCAGCACCAGCAGCGAGGGCGCGCGCTCGAGCACCGCGGCGGTCGCCGCCGCCGGTCCGCCCAGGCCCGCGGCGATCGCCACGAACGCCGCCAGCACGAAGCCCATGAACACCACGCCCTGCACGACGTTGGTCCACATCGTCGCGCGCATGCCCCCGACCGCGGTGTAGATCGCCGTCACCACCAGCAGGGCGAGCGCGGCCAGGCGACCGTCGATCGCACCACCGCTGAAGACCTCGGTCGCCAGCGCGACGCCGATCACGGACGTGACCATGTACGGCAGCGTGTAGATCGTGAACGCGCCGAACAGCACCACTCCGAGCGCCGGGCTGCCGAGCTTGCGAGCGTACAGCTCCGCCGGCGAGATCGCGCCCTGGCGGCGGGCCTCGTGCCACGCCGGGCGCGCGATCAGCCAGAACGACAGCGGGATGCCGAGCGCCACGATCGCGGCGTTGTAGCCGAACACGCCCACGCCCTCGTGGTACGCGAGGCCGGGGATGCCGAGCAGCACGAACGGCGTCACGTTGGTGCCGAACAGCGCCATGAACAGCACCAGCGTGCGAGCGCTGCGGCTGCCGAGGAAGAAGTCCTCCGCGTTGGCCGAGGTCGCCCGCGCCGCGACTGCCCCGACCACGAGCACGACCCCGAAGTAGAGCAACACCGGCAGCAACAACGCGCTCATGCTCGGGGGCCCCGCTCGCCCCGCTCGCGGTCGGCGTCGTCGCGGTCGTCGTCGTCGCGATCCTCGTCGTCGGGCCAGACCGTCCGCGAGGTCATCGCCCACACCACCACCGCCGCGGCCAGCATCCACGCCAACGACCACGCCAGGGTCCACGGCAGCGTGCCGAACAGCAGCGGGCTCGGGCCCCCGCGGGCGGGCACGAGGTGCAGCACGACCAGCGCCGCCACGGCGGCCACGACCACGTTCCTGCGACCTCGCCCGCGCCCCGTCATCGCAGCTGTGCCTCCGCTACGCCGCCGCCGTCGCGGCCGGTCGTCGACGTCGCCACCACGCCTGCACCGCAGCCAGCTCCGCGGGACTCACGAACGCCAGGTACGAGACGATCATGAGCGGCGAGAACCACACCACGTAGAGCGCCAGCTGGATGCCGACGTGCATCGCGACGCCGAAGCCGAGCATCGGCCAGCGTAGATCGGGGAACCACCAGCGCCGCGGCAGCAGCGAGCGCAGCACGTGCACCGCCACGAACACCGCGAACAGGATCTCCCACCACAGCACCACGTGGGTCATCGGGCGCAGCAACCACGGCTGCAGCGACGCGTAGAAGGGACCGATGTCGAAGTGGCGGTTGTACGGGTTGACCAGCGCGTAGTAGAGCGCGGTGCCGTCGCGGTGCCAGGTGTCGCCCGACTTGAGCAAGCCGGTCGCGGTGTACAGCGTGCCGACCTGCACGATCCACACGCGGCGACACCACACGGGCACCTGACGCCGCCCCATGCGGCGGGCGTCGAGGCTGAACGCGCGACCGCTCGGCATCAGCATCAGGAGCGTGCACAGCACCATCTGCAGCTGGTCGGGCAGCGAGTACAGCAGCGGATTGCGCCCGCTCATGCTCAGCCACAGCGCCCACGACAGCACTGCAGCGATCGGCGTGTACCAACCGACCATCCACGCCACGTGGGCGGCGATGCCCACCGCGAACACCAGCTGTACCGCCCACGGCTGCTCGATCGCGAAGAAGATCGACATCCGCGACGGGAAGGCATCGCGCGCCCAGGTGCCATGCAACGGCGAGCGCGACGAGAAGTACTCCGCGAAGGCGCCGGCGTGGCACAGCAGGCTCGCCAGCAGCACCGCGACCACGCCGATGCGCAGCAGCCCCAGCGTGGTGCCGTCCTCGGGCCCGAGCCACATCCAGTCGAGCCCCCGCCAGAAGCGCCCGCGCGGCTGCGATCGCTCAGCCATGGGCCCCCGGGTTCACCGCGGCGTCGTCGGCGATCATCGAACGCGTCGGCTCGGTACCGCAGTGTGCCACCGTGACGAGGCGTCGATCGGGCTCGCCCAGGGTCGGCGCGCCGCGGGCAACCTTGTGCGGCGGTGTGAAGCGTCGCTTCACCTGGAACATCTTGATCGTCTTGGGCGCCGGACCTCGCCGGGCCTCGCGGACGCAAACCGAGCGCAGGTACCAGGTGCGGTTGTCGTTGCGCTTGTCGGGGTTGAAGTTGGCGTAGAAGCGCCAGATGTCGACCCGCGATTTCTGCCACGCCCAGATCGTGCCCCAGCCGTCGACGAGATCCTCGCTCTCCTCCAGCGCGACCTCGCGACCGTCGTCGTAGACCGCGACCAGATCCATGTACGTGTGCGCGCGCTGGGGATCGGGCGCGTACATGCCCCAGGTCTGCTTGATGCTGACGTGCAGCGCGAGCTTGGCGAGCACGCCCGGCACCTCGCCGAAGCGCTCACGCGGCAGCGCAGGCGCGACGATCAACACGCACAGCGCGGTGGGCACCAAGGCATGCAGGAGCGCCAGCACACGGCCGGCCCCGGGGCTCATCGTCGGCCTCGGCGCGGCCGCAGCGGCGCCGCCAACACGAGGAGCCACGGCAGGCCCGTGGGCGCGGCACCGCGACTGCGGCACGCGCACGAGGCCGTGCCCGCGTCGGCGTGCACGACCTCGAGGCCGCCCTCGCCATCGCCATCGCCGTCGCCGTCGCCCTCGCCCTCGCCCGTGGTGCCGTCGTCGCCGTCGGGCGCCCCGACCGCGCCGGCGACGACCGCGAGATCGATCGCAACCACGTCGACCGCCTCGGTGGCGACGAACGCCAGGTGCAGCACCTCACCGGGCCGCACCCCCTCGATCACGACGCGATGTCGATCGTCGGCGAGCGCCTCGATCGGCAGCTGCCGATCCCAGTCGCCGCCGACCAGCGTGACCTCGCGGGTCTTGCTCGAGCCGCTGGTGGGGGTGCCGGGGTCGTCGCGGGCAACCAGGTCGTAGGTGAACGCGATCGGCGTGGCACCGCGCTTGACCAGCAGCGCCGCCGTAGGGGGCGCGTCGCTGTTGCGCGTGCGCAGGTTCATCGAGAGCTCGACCTCGGTGGCCTCCGCGACCACGCGCAGCTGCACCGGGCCGGGCCAGAACGGCTCGACCGCGGCGCTGCGCTTGCGCAGGTACATGACGCGCCCCTGCGCCAGCGCGACCGGGTCCGATACCACCCGCACGCAGTCCAACAGGTTGCGCACCTCGAGCTCGCGGCGCAGCAACGCGACGTCGTCGTCGTCGACGCGGCCGTCCTCGCGCGCGGCAGCGGCGGCGTCGAGCAGCGCGGCCGCGAACAGCTCCAGCGTGGCGTCGCTGGCAACCCGCGAGAGTGCATCGAAGACGATCGCATCGAGCGGCTCACCCACCCGCACCCGCGTGCTCCACAGCGCCGCGGTGAGCGGCTCACCGTCGGCGTGCGACTCGCCGATGGTGTCGTCCGGGCAGCGCTTGTCGTTCTCGGCGGTGCGGATGTATGGGGTCGTCTGCGCGGCCCAGAAGCGCCCGACGTACTCGGCGAGGTCGGGGTTGGGCCGCAGCATGATCGCGAAATAGTCGGCGATCGATTCGTTGATCGCCGCGGCGTCGTTGTTGACGCCGTCGCTGCGGGTCGCCGGCTGCGTCAACCCGTCGGGGGTCAGCATCGCGACCACGCCGTGGCCGAGCTCGTGGTGGATGACGTCCGCGTCGAACGCGAAGTCGACCTCGGTGCCCTGCCCGAAGATCATCGTCGCACCCTTGGCGGGATCGCACTGATCGGTGAAGTACGCGTTGTCGAGCGGCACCCAGGGCACATCGGCGCTGGTGGGCAGGCCGCGGAAGTTGGCCAGCATCGTCGCGCGCTCACAGCGGAACTGGGTCAGGCCGCGCTCGTGCAGCACATCGAGGAAGTGTTCGGCATGCACGTACATGGACAGCTCGGCGTAGAGATCGTCGCCGTCGATGCCCGATGCTGGATCGACAGGGTCCGGTAGCGGCGCGAAGAAATCGCCGTGGCCGTCCGAGAACATGCGCGGCACCGCCCAGCAGTCGCCCTCGGCGTGCCAGGGCTCGACCTGGGCCGGCGCAACCGTCACGCAGTTCAGCGAGCGCACGTGCGGGCCCCACAGCGGCTCGCCCGGCACGTCGGTGTCGATGCCGGTGAGCGTGACCTCGACGGGATCGGGCGTCACCGACGGGTTCTCGAGGAACACGCGGGCGCGCGAGGCGAACGCGTTCTCGCGTTCGTCGACCAGCTCGCCGTCGGCGGCCGACAGCCACAGCGTGCGACGCGAGCCCTCCGGCCACGCACGAAACGGCAGCTGGACCTCCCACGCCAAGACCGGCTCCCCCCGCACCATGCGGTAGACCAGCTCGGGCTCGCGCTCGGGCGCGTCGCCGGCGTCCGCGAGCTGCGATCGCACGGCCGCGCGATCGAACGTCGGCACCGCTGGGCGCGGCGCCCGAAGCGGCGCAGGGCGGGACAGCAGCACGCGTCGCCGACCGTCCGCCGACCACCGTACGACCTCGAAGGCACCGCGGATCGGCAGCCCCTGATGGGCCCACGTCGTGACCTCGGTGCGTCCCTGCACGACGTCGTCGCGCAGCGGCACGGCGCGCGTGCCCGACACCTGCAATGCGACCGCGTCGGCGCGCTCGCTCGCACCGCCGGCGGCGGGGATCACCGCGAGGGCGAGGCCCACGACGACGCCGGGCACCCCCGTGGGTGGCCGGCGCCGCAGCCCACGGCGGAGCCCCCGCGCCTGCGAATCGGTCCCACGGCCCCCGCGACCAGCCACGCTTCCATGATAGCGTTCGATCGTCGCATGGTGGGCTCGGACGATCGATCGAAACGGACGCGGGGGCCCTTGGTCGCGGGCGTGGCACTCACGCTGGCGGGTTGCATGGAGGACCCGTTCGACTATGGCGCGCCGCGCAGCTGCGAGAGCGCCGATCAGGTCGCGTGGGTGCACGCGATCATGCAGGACGCCTATCTGTTCGCCGCCGATGTGCCCGCGGTCGAGCCCGCCGACTACGAGACCCCGGCGGACCTGGTGGCCGCGATGCGGGTGCCGCCGGATCGGTGGAGCCGGGTCTCCGACAAGGCCCGCACCAACGCACTCTTCAAGGACGGCATGATCATCGGCCTGGGCTTCCACACCCGCCGCGACGCCGCGGGGCGCCTGGTGGTCTCGTGGGTCACGCCCGACTCGAACGCCGATCGCGCCGGCATGCGCCGCGGCGACGTCATGGACGAGATCGGCGGCCTCACCATCGCGCAGATCGACGGTGACGATCGGTGGGGTGAGATCTACGGTGCCAACGAGCCCGGCGTCGAGGTGCCGGTCCGCTACGTCCGCGAGTCCGACGGCAGCGTGCAGGACGCGGTGATCGTGAAGGACTGGCTCGAGATCGAGACCGTGCCGGTCGACGACGTCTTCGAGCAGGACGGCCACACCGTCGGCTACCTGCTGTTCGCCACCTTCGTCGACACCGCCGCGGCGCGCCTCGACGACACCTTCGAGGCCTTCCGCGACGCGGGCGTGCACGACGTGATCGTCGACCTGCGCTACAACGGCGGCGGCCGCGTGAAGATCGCGCGACAGCTCGTCGACCTGCTGGTGGGCAACGTCGCCGACGGCGAGATCAGCTACAGCGTCGAGTATGGCCCCGGCTTGGCCGATCAGGACGAGCGCCACCCGGTGTCGCGCCGGCGTGGCTCGGTGGTCGACCCGGGACGCATCGTGTTCATCACCTCGGGCAGCACGCTGTCGGCGAGCGAGCTGGTGATCAATGCCGTGCGGCCCCATGTCGACGTGCGCGTGGTCGGGGGCTCCACCGGCGGCAAGCCGGTGGGCTCGCACCAGTGGGAGTTCTGCGACAAGATCCTGCAGCCCATCACGTTCAAGCTGTCCAACGCCGATGGCTACGGCGACTACTTCGATGGCCTGGCGGCCGACTGCATCGCCGGCGACGACCTGATGATGCAGCTCGGTGATCCGCGCGAGGCCGGACTCGCGGCCGCGCTGCACGTCGCGACCACCGGCGCATGTCTGCCACCCCCGCCCGAGCGCGCGCTGATGCCCGACGACGACGGCGTGCACGCCGAGCCGCCGCCGGTGCACGCCGAGATCGAGGGCCTGCGCGGGTTCTTCTAGCGGAGCACGCCCCCCGCGCTAGTTCGGGACCTTCTCGTCCCACGACCAGAAGCAGGCCGGCCCGGCATCGCAGAGGTTGCCGGCGTCGGGCACCGTCACGCAGTAGGACGAGCGGCAGGCATCGGAGCCGCTGCAGCTCTCGTACTCGACCTTCTTGGGCTTGCAGGTGGTCTCGCAGTAACCGCCCGGCTCGCAGATGGCCTCGTCGGTGCCGCAGAAATCGTACAGCAGCGCGCGCTCGCGACACACGTGGGCTTCGAGCGGGTTGTCCTCGTTCACGCGGGTGCAGTTGAGGGTGCTGCACTCTTGGGGCGCGTCGCACTCGTCGCCCAGCGGTCGCACCGGCACGCAGGTGGCCGGGTCGCTGTCGAGGTTGCAGAAGCCGACCTCGGGCTGGCAGCCGTCGCCGCAGTCGGGGCCGCCGATCGGCGCCCAGTCGGTGCAGGCGCCCAGCGGGCCGCACACCTGATCGGTCGCGGCGCAGAGGTCGTCTTGGCCGAAGCACGGCGAACCGACCAGCGGCGAGAGGCAGACCCCGTCGACGCAACACTGGTCGTCGGCGCACGCGCCACAGGCCGTGAGCCCGCTGCAGTCGGCTGCGCTGCACTCGGTCGCGAACAGCAGCGCGTCGCAAACCATCGCCGCGTCGGTGCCGAAGCGATCCGCGTCGAACTTGCAGACCGCGCTCTGGCGGGTGTGGATGCCCGGGCCGACCGCCTCGACCTCGACCTCGGGGTCGCCCTCGGTCGCCGACGAACAGTACGCCAGCAGGTACGAGCGGCTCGGGTAGGCCGCCACGCGCTCGGCGATCTCGGCGAACGCGGCCGGCCACTCGGCGGCGGTCGGGGCCAGGAACGATCCGTCACGACCGATGCGCTGCAGGTCCGCGTCGTCGATGGCGTTGCTGATGCCGATCGAGATGACGTTGTTGGTGGTCTTCTCGACCAGGTTGGTATCGAGCATGCCGTTGGAGGTGTCCTTGCCGTCGGTCACCACCACCACGGTGCCAGTGCTCAGAACGCCG encodes:
- a CDS encoding M36 family metallopeptidase, producing MPGVVVGLALAVIPAAGGASERADAVALQVSGTRAVPLRDDVVQGRTEVTTWAHQGLPIRGAFEVVRWSADGRRRVLLSRPAPLRAPRPAVPTFDRAAVRSQLADAGDAPEREPELVYRMVRGEPVLAWEVQLPFRAWPEGSRRTLWLSAADGELVDERENAFASRARVFLENPSVTPDPVEVTLTGIDTDVPGEPLWGPHVRSLNCVTVAPAQVEPWHAEGDCWAVPRMFSDGHGDFFAPLPDPVDPASGIDGDDLYAELSMYVHAEHFLDVLHERGLTQFRCERATMLANFRGLPTSADVPWVPLDNAYFTDQCDPAKGATMIFGQGTEVDFAFDADVIHHELGHGVVAMLTPDGLTQPATRSDGVNNDAAAINESIADYFAIMLRPNPDLAEYVGRFWAAQTTPYIRTAENDKRCPDDTIGESHADGEPLTAALWSTRVRVGEPLDAIVFDALSRVASDATLELFAAALLDAAAAAREDGRVDDDDVALLRRELEVRNLLDCVRVVSDPVALAQGRVMYLRKRSAAVEPFWPGPVQLRVVAEATEVELSMNLRTRNSDAPPTAALLVKRGATPIAFTYDLVARDDPGTPTSGSSKTREVTLVGGDWDRQLPIEALADDRHRVVIEGVRPGEVLHLAFVATEAVDVVAIDLAVVAGAVGAPDGDDGTTGEGEGDGDGDGDGEGGLEVVHADAGTASCACRSRGAAPTGLPWLLVLAAPLRPRRGRR
- a CDS encoding PDZ domain-containing protein — encoded protein: MALTLAGCMEDPFDYGAPRSCESADQVAWVHAIMQDAYLFAADVPAVEPADYETPADLVAAMRVPPDRWSRVSDKARTNALFKDGMIIGLGFHTRRDAAGRLVVSWVTPDSNADRAGMRRGDVMDEIGGLTIAQIDGDDRWGEIYGANEPGVEVPVRYVRESDGSVQDAVIVKDWLEIETVPVDDVFEQDGHTVGYLLFATFVDTAAARLDDTFEAFRDAGVHDVIVDLRYNGGGRVKIARQLVDLLVGNVADGEISYSVEYGPGLADQDERHPVSRRRGSVVDPGRIVFITSGSTLSASELVINAVRPHVDVRVVGGSTGGKPVGSHQWEFCDKILQPITFKLSNADGYGDYFDGLAADCIAGDDLMMQLGDPREAGLAAALHVATTGACLPPPPERALMPDDDGVHAEPPPVHAEIEGLRGFF
- a CDS encoding VWA domain-containing protein; protein product: MRLDCTEVARTVARGGLAAALFICSTACGGGDGSPPPIGQTTNPLSGGLTDSATSTGTGTGTGTGTSSGTADSSTTDGAMNCNEVTCVGHGACVIDEQTGGSACVCDFGYKPEDGGCVVDESCVQVRFLEDHCRQLVNKAPAVSLFFALDFCSGTAISPQKRNELGLSFKVLENGADIGENVESYATVIPKPVESYVTLVIDVSDSITGSQDFPALVDQLRLLLTQLTPEDGGPEVYVSVYVFGRDVAEYVPFTRDFGTVDSALDAAAVDPTPVVMLAGNGNGTDLFDAVETGIKRTQRIRDLREIATDGGVLSTGTVVVVTDGKDTSNGMLDTNLVEKTTNNVISIGISNAIDDADLQRIGRDGSFLAPTAAEWPAAFAEIAERVAAYPSRSYLLAYCSSATEGDPEVEVEAVGPGIHTRQSAVCKFDADRFGTDAAMVCDALLFATECSAADCSGLTACGACADDQCCVDGVCLSPLVGSPCFGQDDLCAATDQVCGPLGACTDWAPIGGPDCGDGCQPEVGFCNLDSDPATCVPVRPLGDECDAPQECSTLNCTRVNEDNPLEAHVCRERALLYDFCGTDEAICEPGGYCETTCKPKKVEYESCSGSDACRSSYCVTVPDAGNLCDAGPACFWSWDEKVPN